The proteins below come from a single Pandoraea apista genomic window:
- a CDS encoding glycoside hydrolase family 19 protein has translation MTSFTASTLNSLLNCLLLLIYHLRSHCPPYLGVHETRSSRDLGNTVKGDGSEYRSRRLIQITGRANYMACDEALGLDLINQPALLEQPPHAAMSAAWSWSWSTRGLNTLADQGNFVKITRRINGGLTGQDDRQALYEKALKVLT, from the coding sequence TTGACCAGCTTTACCGCCTCGACTTTGAATTCCCTACTAAACTGCCTTCTGCTGCTCATTTACCATCTCCGGTCACATTGTCCACCTTATCTTGGTGTCCACGAAACCCGCAGCAGCCGAGACCTGGGCAACACGGTAAAGGGTGATGGTTCCGAGTACCGCAGCCGGCGCCTGATCCAAATCACCGGCCGAGCGAACTACATGGCGTGCGATGAAGCGCTGGGCCTGGACCTTATCAATCAACCTGCGCTGCTGGAGCAGCCTCCGCACGCTGCTATGTCTGCGGCCTGGTCCTGGTCCTGGTCTACCCGTGGGTTGAACACGCTGGCGGATCAGGGAAACTTCGTGAAGATCACCCGGCGCATCAATGGCGGGCTCACCGGCCAGGATGATCGCCAGGCACTCTACGAAAAAGCGCTGAAGGTTCTGACTTAA
- a CDS encoding Fic family protein — protein sequence MVTVVSIQPLFPEDRVLDGSLELAASLSERARELQADGKGPVADALVPLLRNMNSYYTNKIEGQHTTPAKIQQALEQHYSLDTEEHKKQLMATAHIHAEEQLERQWKDVSASEMFNAERVRTIHRLFFEALPEKFRLTNEGDLIRPGEFREKDVTVGKHMAPPVDLIPQLMEEWEKRYSRIKASEYQLIATACSHHRLAWIHPFIDGNGRVCRLHSHLTLHASGLTDGLWSPLRGFARTHDEYYARLAAADMSRRNDLDGRGNLSQEELVKFINYFLDCCLDQVNFMLKMMEFGGFTARLRDLLYYLDANPWQIGSDKSVIRPEKSALALEFIARTRPLSRAEFAQILGESDATARRITRSLLDFGILRSDSHRDDLAFALPLKSLRFLFPKLWPEVDTE from the coding sequence ATGGTTACTGTCGTCTCGATCCAGCCCCTCTTCCCGGAAGACCGAGTGCTTGACGGTTCACTCGAACTGGCGGCTTCTCTGTCAGAAAGAGCCCGCGAGTTACAGGCCGACGGGAAAGGCCCGGTCGCCGACGCCCTTGTTCCGCTCCTTCGGAACATGAACTCCTACTACACGAACAAGATCGAGGGACAACACACCACTCCCGCCAAGATTCAGCAGGCTCTCGAGCAGCACTACTCGTTGGACACAGAAGAGCACAAGAAGCAGTTGATGGCCACGGCGCACATTCACGCCGAGGAGCAGTTGGAAAGGCAATGGAAAGATGTAAGCGCCAGCGAAATGTTTAATGCGGAGCGCGTGCGCACCATTCACCGACTGTTCTTCGAAGCGCTGCCTGAAAAATTCCGACTCACGAACGAAGGCGACCTTATCCGACCTGGCGAATTCAGAGAGAAGGATGTCACCGTTGGCAAGCACATGGCGCCCCCCGTAGATCTCATACCCCAGCTAATGGAGGAATGGGAGAAGCGCTACTCCCGCATCAAGGCCTCTGAGTACCAACTGATAGCGACAGCTTGCTCACATCATCGCCTCGCGTGGATCCACCCGTTCATCGACGGCAATGGTCGCGTCTGCCGCTTGCATTCTCATTTGACGCTACACGCATCTGGATTGACCGACGGCCTTTGGTCTCCATTACGCGGATTCGCTCGTACCCACGACGAGTACTACGCTCGCCTCGCCGCAGCGGATATGTCTCGACGCAACGACTTGGACGGAAGAGGCAACCTGTCGCAGGAGGAGCTAGTCAAGTTCATCAATTACTTCCTCGACTGCTGCCTGGATCAAGTCAACTTCATGTTGAAGATGATGGAGTTCGGCGGATTCACGGCGCGGCTACGCGACCTGCTCTACTACCTCGATGCCAACCCCTGGCAGATCGGTTCCGACAAATCGGTTATCAGACCTGAGAAGTCGGCCCTAGCCCTCGAATTCATCGCTCGCACCCGACCGCTTTCGCGTGCGGAATTCGCACAGATTCTCGGCGAGAGCGATGCGACCGCTAGACGCATTACCCGCAGTCTTTTGGATTTCGGGATTCTGCGCTCTGACTCGCATCGGGATGATCTTGCCTTCGCGCTACCGTTGAAGAGCTTGAGGTTCTTGTTCCCGAAGCTTTGGCCGGAAGTTGACACGGAGTAG
- a CDS encoding DUF4224 domain-containing protein, whose translation MRNPTSMFLEPDELVTLTGRTQNRAQARALRMMGIEHRVRPNGTIVVLSEHVAVVLGAQTAIAARDAAIEPDWRAMNAAKA comes from the coding sequence ATGAGAAATCCGACCTCGATGTTTCTCGAACCAGATGAGTTAGTGACGCTGACCGGACGCACCCAGAACCGCGCTCAGGCGCGCGCGTTGCGCATGATGGGCATCGAGCACCGCGTGAGGCCAAACGGCACGATTGTGGTGTTGAGCGAGCACGTTGCTGTGGTCCTTGGCGCGCAAACGGCCATAGCTGCCCGTGACGCCGCCATCGAACCAGACTGGAGGGCGATGAATGCCGCGAAGGCGTGA
- a CDS encoding rolling circle replication-associated protein encodes MEVTVPRFDRYMGAQRLHTLPKAKRGESENSEDNQMAAAKRAKQQARLRCKAIGADRMITLTHRENMQDKERLKRHFDALRRRLNRIQDFQYIAVPERQKRGAWHLHVAVKGRQNYRVLRAIWISIVGADNGNVNVRNPLRQKGQHHKLAAYLGKYLTKDFAEHKMNEKRYWSSRGIAIPERDPIDHILSDDPVKAIVTAFNAAQEVGASLARCQAFWNQGLGSFWLATKEN; translated from the coding sequence GTGGAGGTCACCGTCCCCCGATTCGACCGCTACATGGGCGCTCAGAGGCTTCACACTCTGCCAAAAGCGAAGCGCGGCGAATCAGAAAATTCGGAAGATAACCAAATGGCGGCGGCCAAACGGGCCAAACAACAAGCCAGATTGCGTTGTAAGGCCATTGGCGCGGATCGCATGATTACGTTGACCCACCGGGAGAATATGCAGGACAAGGAGCGCTTGAAGCGTCATTTCGACGCTCTACGCCGCCGCTTGAACAGGATTCAGGATTTCCAGTACATCGCAGTTCCTGAACGTCAGAAACGGGGCGCGTGGCATCTACACGTCGCGGTGAAGGGACGGCAGAACTACCGGGTGCTCCGCGCGATCTGGATATCGATCGTTGGTGCGGACAACGGCAATGTCAATGTGCGAAATCCGCTTCGTCAGAAAGGTCAACATCACAAGCTGGCGGCCTACCTCGGCAAATATCTGACCAAGGACTTTGCCGAGCACAAGATGAACGAGAAGCGCTATTGGTCGAGTCGTGGCATCGCGATCCCCGAACGAGATCCCATCGACCACATCTTGAGCGACGACCCGGTGAAAGCCATTGTGACTGCGTTTAATGCGGCGCAGGAAGTCGGCGCAAGCTTGGCCCGCTGCCAGGCATTTTGGAATCAGGGTCTCGGAAGCTTCTGGTTAGCAACGAAGGAGAACTGA
- a CDS encoding porin, which produces MKRAKWAWGLLALSTGFSYGQSNVALYGVIDTGINYVSNSGGKSQWSIVDGTLSGIYGSRWGLMGSEDLGGGRSVAFKLENGFNSANGQLFQGGRQFGRQAYIELRDRSLGSLSIGRQYDEIVDFVQPVTFNGNWGPMFAHASDIDNTSDSYRVNNSIKFTSVDYGGLSFGAMLGLSNSNSPGTATVGTWSAGTRYRIGSLLIAGGYLQAKHPATLFPEGNFLANTSGAAIGAAGPFSYVGNPASLQAWGLGATWNIDALTLGANYTRTLFGQANATTATVAFTNYEVWANYQFAPSWTVGAEYTFTAGSVGYSGASPGYQLVGVVIDKKLSKRTELYAMSSFQRANADAAHADIFEGAIANASSSRNQAALRVGMVHKF; this is translated from the coding sequence ATGAAACGTGCGAAGTGGGCATGGGGACTGTTGGCATTGTCGACAGGTTTTTCGTATGGGCAGTCGAACGTCGCGCTATACGGCGTTATCGACACAGGGATCAACTATGTAAGTAACAGCGGCGGAAAGTCGCAGTGGTCGATAGTCGACGGCACGCTGTCGGGAATATACGGCAGCCGCTGGGGGCTCATGGGCAGCGAGGATCTCGGGGGCGGACGCTCGGTAGCATTCAAGTTGGAGAATGGTTTCAATTCGGCGAACGGACAGCTCTTTCAGGGCGGACGTCAGTTCGGACGGCAGGCTTACATCGAATTGCGCGACCGCTCGCTCGGCTCACTCTCGATCGGCCGTCAGTACGACGAGATCGTCGACTTCGTGCAGCCGGTCACGTTCAACGGCAACTGGGGGCCCATGTTCGCTCATGCCAGCGATATCGACAACACGAGCGATTCGTACCGCGTGAACAACTCGATCAAATTCACCAGCGTCGATTACGGCGGCCTCTCGTTCGGGGCAATGCTTGGACTGTCGAACTCGAACTCTCCCGGCACCGCGACGGTAGGGACATGGAGCGCCGGAACACGCTATCGCATCGGCTCGCTGCTGATCGCAGGCGGCTACCTGCAAGCGAAACATCCTGCAACATTATTCCCAGAGGGTAACTTCCTCGCCAACACGAGCGGAGCGGCCATCGGCGCGGCAGGACCGTTCAGCTATGTTGGCAATCCGGCGTCGTTGCAAGCGTGGGGACTGGGCGCCACATGGAATATCGACGCGCTTACGCTCGGCGCGAACTACACGCGCACGCTGTTCGGTCAGGCGAACGCAACGACCGCGACGGTGGCGTTCACGAACTACGAGGTGTGGGCGAACTACCAGTTCGCCCCCTCGTGGACAGTCGGCGCGGAATACACGTTCACGGCCGGCAGCGTCGGCTACTCGGGTGCATCGCCCGGCTATCAGCTTGTAGGGGTCGTGATCGACAAGAAGTTGTCCAAGCGGACCGAGCTCTACGCAATGTCATCGTTCCAGCGCGCGAACGCCGATGCCGCACATGCCGACATCTTCGAAGGTGCCATCGCCAATGCCTCGTCCTCACGCAATCAGGCCGCGCTACGGGTAGGCATGGTGCATAAGTTCTGA
- a CDS encoding rolling circle replication-associated protein: MNETNVLNYSPFRPEWIVRRRVFEDGQVEAYAIRFERYLKTQSLHLMPRAKRGESASTETNKLVAAKRAKQQVRLRCKAIGADRMITLTYRENVLDKERIKRDFDSLRRLLGRIQNFQYVAVAERQKRGAWHLHIAVKGRQNYRVLRGLWLRVVGEGNGNVDVRNPNREAHLRHRIACYIGKYIVKNFDEHQLNEKRYWASRGIKVPEVETIKHFLVDTPADAIVAAYEAVLETGATLVDHQQCWDQDAGYFWMATKERPASSSKA; this comes from the coding sequence ATGAATGAGACCAACGTTTTGAATTACTCCCCGTTTCGCCCTGAGTGGATCGTCCGTCGACGCGTCTTTGAGGATGGACAGGTGGAGGCTTATGCGATCCGTTTCGAACGGTATTTGAAGACGCAGTCGCTTCATCTGATGCCGAGGGCCAAACGCGGTGAGTCCGCTTCCACCGAGACGAACAAACTGGTTGCCGCGAAGCGCGCAAAGCAGCAAGTTCGACTGCGCTGCAAGGCAATCGGCGCTGATCGCATGATCACCCTCACGTATCGCGAAAACGTCCTCGACAAGGAGAGGATCAAACGCGATTTCGATTCTTTGCGACGCCTTTTAGGCCGAATTCAGAACTTCCAGTATGTCGCTGTCGCTGAACGGCAGAAGCGAGGTGCGTGGCATCTGCACATCGCTGTAAAAGGACGACAGAACTATCGCGTCTTGCGGGGGTTGTGGCTACGTGTCGTCGGCGAGGGAAACGGAAACGTCGACGTGCGCAATCCGAATCGCGAAGCCCACCTGCGTCATAGGATCGCCTGCTACATCGGGAAGTACATCGTCAAGAATTTCGATGAGCATCAACTTAACGAAAAGCGGTATTGGGCAAGTCGTGGCATCAAGGTCCCCGAGGTAGAAACGATCAAGCATTTTCTTGTGGATACGCCAGCCGATGCCATCGTCGCGGCATACGAAGCCGTACTCGAAACTGGGGCAACGCTTGTGGATCATCAGCAGTGTTGGGATCAGGATGCGGGCTATTTCTGGATGGCGACCAAAGAACGGCCAGCCTCTTCCAGCAAGGCGTAA
- a CDS encoding DUF2878 domain-containing protein, which produces MLYLLLGQAGWMICVMSAAHGRGWVGVVFVTLLVAAHVPYATSRSREAMFIALVAFAGWGWESIVLRTGWIAYPAGSWPAGYAPYWMAGLWALFAIQINPLFSSLRPHWLLASLLGAVGGPLSFRAGAALGAVTFTSQWAALTVIAIGWAVHFPVLLWLGGRIGSAPMWRPAAQSGGACAKKSKGKLR; this is translated from the coding sequence GTGCTTTACCTCTTGCTCGGCCAGGCCGGGTGGATGATTTGCGTGATGAGTGCCGCTCACGGGCGCGGATGGGTGGGGGTGGTGTTTGTGACCTTGCTCGTCGCAGCGCACGTGCCATACGCGACAAGCCGTTCGCGTGAAGCGATGTTTATCGCCCTTGTCGCGTTTGCCGGTTGGGGATGGGAGTCGATTGTGCTGAGAACTGGCTGGATCGCGTATCCCGCCGGTAGTTGGCCGGCCGGATACGCGCCCTACTGGATGGCCGGTCTTTGGGCGCTGTTTGCTATCCAAATCAACCCGCTATTCTCGTCGCTGCGCCCGCATTGGCTATTGGCCTCACTACTCGGCGCAGTGGGGGGGCCGCTGTCGTTTCGCGCCGGGGCTGCGCTAGGCGCCGTCACCTTTACTTCCCAGTGGGCGGCCCTTACCGTGATTGCCATCGGATGGGCCGTTCATTTCCCCGTACTGCTGTGGTTGGGAGGGCGAATCGGGTCTGCGCCGATGTGGCGGCCCGCCGCGCAGTCGGGAGGTGCGTGCGCGAAAAAGTCCAAGGGCAAGCTTCGGTGA
- a CDS encoding AAA family ATPase, with protein MERDKNWLPSVRRRNQADNFKAVSAYLLRELEIVYNRRILSTPTLRVDPTRSFENDLLRRISGLLANISVEQENSSFVFVSATGERVNPDQISSGESESIALATEILYFFETLDPDRFNVLLLDEPDVHLHPDLQARLAQFLVTSLSELDDATRDNVVVCIATHSTPFICALAPSPYTSIGTKNFGQMVVQFSRASEQLRKVAPFFGHPLSLSISQDVLLILEGEDDERVWQQAARTSQGKIRVFPVLATSVDQQTSLETFCSTVLTAVFDDPVAYSLRDGDGVRDPLPAIGVVTRFRLQCYAIENTLLTDECLSVLGLTWPAFQEAATAWIAQNGEHKDVPRIRQLLDSTDRLRDAKIKTIRQLICSIAGSKKPWEVIVGQALGSLEVESAADTPSSMLSYLGATAAETLLSVG; from the coding sequence TTGGAACGAGACAAAAACTGGCTTCCGTCAGTTCGCAGGAGAAATCAGGCCGACAATTTCAAGGCAGTCTCTGCTTATCTGCTGAGGGAACTGGAGATTGTCTATAACCGTCGCATTCTGTCCACGCCGACGCTCCGCGTCGATCCGACTCGTTCGTTTGAGAATGATCTCCTGCGACGAATCAGCGGGCTGTTGGCGAACATCTCTGTTGAACAGGAAAACAGCTCGTTCGTATTCGTCTCAGCTACGGGCGAGCGGGTCAATCCTGATCAAATTAGTAGCGGTGAATCAGAATCGATAGCCTTGGCGACCGAAATTCTGTACTTCTTCGAGACACTGGACCCCGATCGGTTCAATGTCCTCCTACTCGACGAACCTGACGTTCATCTTCATCCAGATCTGCAAGCACGCCTCGCACAATTTTTGGTCACGTCTCTGAGTGAGCTTGATGATGCGACGCGCGATAACGTCGTAGTCTGCATAGCGACGCATAGCACCCCGTTCATCTGTGCTTTAGCTCCTTCGCCGTACACGTCTATCGGGACAAAGAACTTTGGGCAGATGGTTGTCCAGTTTTCGCGGGCATCTGAACAACTGCGTAAGGTAGCGCCATTCTTTGGGCACCCCCTATCTCTTAGCATCAGTCAGGACGTGTTGCTGATCCTAGAGGGGGAGGACGATGAAAGAGTCTGGCAGCAGGCAGCACGAACGTCGCAAGGAAAAATTCGTGTGTTCCCAGTGCTTGCGACATCCGTGGATCAGCAGACCAGCTTGGAGACGTTTTGTTCTACTGTTCTAACCGCGGTGTTCGATGACCCAGTTGCCTATTCGCTTCGGGACGGCGACGGTGTCCGGGATCCACTGCCAGCCATAGGCGTGGTCACCCGCTTCCGGCTCCAGTGCTATGCGATCGAGAATACCCTGCTGACGGATGAATGTCTCTCAGTCCTGGGCCTGACGTGGCCAGCATTCCAAGAAGCAGCGACGGCATGGATTGCGCAGAACGGGGAACATAAGGATGTGCCTCGCATTAGGCAACTCCTTGATAGCACGGACCGGTTGCGTGACGCGAAGATCAAAACCATCCGACAGCTAATTTGTTCAATTGCGGGGTCGAAGAAGCCTTGGGAGGTTATTGTCGGACAGGCGCTCGGAAGTCTTGAGGTTGAATCCGCTGCAGACACGCCCTCATCCATGCTGTCGTACCTCGGAGCGACTGCGGCCGAGACCCTTTTAAGCGTAGGGTAA
- a CDS encoding DUF4224 domain-containing protein, producing MTGRRRRNNQVFALRSMGIEHRVRPDGHVLVLRAHVESLLGGRMPEKSSSDWNPVWSVA from the coding sequence TTGACGGGGCGACGGCGGCGAAACAACCAAGTCTTCGCACTTCGCTCTATGGGCATCGAACATCGGGTGAGGCCCGACGGCCATGTACTCGTGTTGCGAGCGCATGTGGAATCACTTCTTGGGGGACGCATGCCGGAAAAGTCATCGTCTGACTGGAACCCTGTTTGGAGCGTCGCCTGA
- a CDS encoding restriction endonuclease, which yields MGGVILQPGSLGDGLHETIGYKSGLAVSIAELCDLLSGTKYPDAILENEAGFVRLRAEEIEDLYYHALYKVGYTDKRFNGDRLGLFVYTKYAEHQRELDGVAKLFLEWWPKMMDVAERNGTKKMDPTPLMKDAREKFGIIGLRIALDRLDAMVTASDLDPFARSQHQPEWLDRLDLAELKKRSEQAPAHGAFFDQRFINFLANNNERIGEIHWRRFEQMSAEFLHRAGYKVEVGAGSNDDGVDIRAWRGGADPSGAPTLIVQCKRQKEKVDKVTVKGLAADVSYNGADYGVLITSAELSVGAREVVSVRGYPIKEVNSEKVAEWLGILRSPGTGIVRV from the coding sequence ATGGGAGGTGTGATACTGCAACCGGGATCTCTGGGCGATGGGTTGCATGAAACCATAGGGTATAAATCGGGACTAGCCGTTTCCATAGCCGAGCTTTGCGATTTGCTATCAGGTACGAAGTACCCCGACGCCATCCTTGAAAATGAGGCGGGGTTTGTTCGCCTGCGTGCAGAGGAAATCGAAGACCTCTACTATCACGCCCTGTACAAAGTCGGCTACACGGATAAGAGATTTAACGGTGATCGACTGGGCTTGTTCGTATACACCAAGTATGCGGAGCACCAACGTGAGCTTGACGGCGTGGCAAAGTTGTTTTTGGAGTGGTGGCCGAAAATGATGGATGTCGCAGAGCGTAACGGCACCAAGAAAATGGACCCGACGCCGCTAATGAAGGATGCGCGCGAAAAGTTCGGGATTATTGGACTCAGAATTGCGCTTGACCGTCTCGATGCGATGGTTACCGCGTCAGATCTCGACCCCTTTGCGCGAAGCCAGCATCAACCGGAATGGTTAGACCGACTAGACTTGGCGGAGCTAAAGAAGCGGAGCGAGCAGGCGCCCGCGCACGGAGCCTTCTTCGATCAGAGGTTCATCAATTTTTTGGCGAACAATAATGAAAGAATCGGGGAAATACACTGGCGTCGCTTTGAACAAATGTCCGCTGAATTTTTGCATCGAGCGGGATATAAGGTTGAAGTCGGGGCGGGGAGTAACGATGATGGTGTCGACATTCGCGCATGGCGGGGGGGCGCAGATCCCTCTGGCGCTCCGACGCTAATTGTTCAATGCAAACGCCAGAAGGAAAAAGTCGATAAGGTGACTGTAAAAGGTCTTGCGGCAGACGTTTCATATAACGGCGCGGACTACGGAGTCCTGATTACATCAGCTGAATTGAGTGTTGGCGCCCGTGAGGTGGTGAGCGTTCGAGGGTATCCGATTAAGGAAGTCAATTCGGAAAAGGTGGCAGAGTGGCTTGGGATACTTCGTTCTCCGGGAACCGGGATCGTCCGCGTGTAG
- a CDS encoding HNH endonuclease yields the protein MRVHTEGQLLTKYCIYCREAKNADDFSLEHIIPQFLGGTYAPDEFKTRDVCKRCNNDLGLFVDAGFEKDWLVTQKLRDIACSTFDLESDTGVPLLCMGMSDLRPPGMLPDEICEAWLGPLGEQVYLVRRGDERLFWYAGGNPRTGKEVKSRAYFMFCERSGIQPILPWRSFRDAFEGRRTRKVMCTSIDVDPSQIGFSEPDELDRSRIDFFLKNCTKSQQRNNRLAFYTKYDVRFMAKLAIGLAYAMFGSRALKTAYSEELYKALWHRPDEEVPDIHGESHLSGQRDPIFSRMMGDPNAVTLAISPTNLGVAINLNIGETMNWTIKCASNENLEHDELGSMGTGFAIVLYRQLRRAVRLSTSELIAHKLGNRPHPELSEINLQLSSYSDYLKDLHKATRTPL from the coding sequence ATGAGAGTTCATACAGAAGGACAATTGTTGACGAAATATTGTATTTACTGTCGGGAGGCGAAGAACGCTGACGATTTTTCTTTAGAGCACATCATCCCTCAATTCTTGGGAGGGACATATGCGCCAGACGAGTTCAAGACACGGGACGTTTGTAAGCGCTGTAATAATGATTTAGGACTTTTTGTTGACGCAGGGTTCGAGAAGGATTGGCTTGTCACGCAGAAGCTCAGGGACATTGCTTGCTCGACGTTCGATCTTGAGAGCGACACAGGGGTACCTTTGTTGTGTATGGGGATGTCAGATCTCCGTCCGCCGGGGATGTTGCCTGACGAAATTTGTGAAGCGTGGCTCGGTCCTCTTGGCGAACAGGTCTACTTGGTGAGGCGAGGCGACGAGCGTTTGTTTTGGTATGCGGGTGGAAATCCTAGAACCGGAAAGGAAGTAAAGAGCCGTGCATATTTCATGTTTTGCGAGCGATCCGGAATACAACCGATCCTTCCATGGAGATCCTTCAGAGATGCATTTGAGGGGCGCCGCACGAGAAAAGTCATGTGCACCTCCATTGACGTCGATCCTAGTCAGATCGGCTTTTCGGAGCCTGATGAGCTAGATCGATCTCGAATCGACTTTTTCTTGAAAAACTGCACGAAGTCCCAGCAAAGGAATAATCGTCTTGCGTTTTACACAAAATATGACGTCCGGTTTATGGCAAAGCTCGCAATAGGCCTTGCATATGCAATGTTCGGTAGCCGTGCGCTTAAAACGGCTTATTCGGAGGAGTTATACAAGGCGTTGTGGCATCGCCCCGACGAAGAAGTACCGGATATTCACGGCGAATCCCATTTGTCGGGGCAGCGTGACCCGATTTTCTCTCGGATGATGGGGGATCCGAACGCCGTCACTTTGGCAATTTCTCCAACCAATTTAGGGGTTGCGATTAACCTTAATATCGGCGAGACGATGAATTGGACGATCAAGTGTGCTAGTAATGAGAATCTCGAACATGACGAACTTGGCTCCATGGGGACAGGGTTTGCCATCGTGTTGTATCGTCAGCTTCGGCGAGCGGTTCGACTTTCCACGTCGGAGCTCATTGCGCACAAACTTGGGAATCGCCCACATCCGGAACTAAGTGAGATAAACCTGCAATTGAGTTCTTACTCTGATTATCTGAAGGATCTTCATAAAGCGACGCGCACACCGCTCTAA
- a CDS encoding chalcone isomerase family protein, translating to MKRALSFAMVRRIRRAASRSSCGPHHILPRGYRELLLAALLGVCSLATVRADCVDDVRNARRIGAGDFCVLGFCLYRAELWAPQAPKPSTLHDTPFALSLTYERSVSAERIVSTGLDEIQRLSAQPIADATLVRWQQNMRRAFGDVARGDELCGVYLPGHGARFYTNGKLSADVQDSAFAEAFFDIWLDPRTRAPSLRRQLLGGP from the coding sequence ATGAAGCGCGCGCTTTCTTTTGCAATGGTCCGACGTATTCGGCGGGCGGCGTCCCGGTCGTCATGCGGGCCGCATCACATATTGCCTCGCGGATATCGGGAGCTCTTGCTTGCCGCCTTGCTCGGCGTGTGCAGTCTGGCAACCGTGCGCGCTGACTGCGTCGACGACGTACGGAATGCACGGCGCATCGGTGCCGGAGATTTTTGCGTGCTGGGCTTCTGCCTTTACCGGGCCGAACTTTGGGCGCCGCAAGCACCCAAACCGTCCACACTGCATGACACCCCCTTCGCGCTGTCCCTCACGTACGAACGAAGCGTGAGCGCAGAGCGAATCGTCTCGACGGGACTCGACGAAATCCAACGCCTGTCAGCGCAACCGATTGCCGACGCTACATTAGTGCGATGGCAGCAAAACATGCGGCGCGCTTTTGGCGATGTCGCTCGTGGAGACGAACTCTGCGGCGTCTATTTGCCCGGGCATGGCGCGCGGTTTTACACCAACGGGAAACTGTCTGCCGACGTTCAGGATTCGGCCTTCGCCGAAGCGTTTTTTGACATCTGGCTAGACCCTCGAACGCGTGCGCCATCGCTGCGTCGACAACTGTTGGGCGGTCCCTGA
- a CDS encoding HAMP domain-containing protein, with translation MRHFPASRQDIGFVGNVAAGDLSAHIDVAGRDEIAQPLAGLQRMNHSLHRTVQEVRDGNEAVVAATREISAGNPDLSSPTEQQAASLQSLMGYASGLESAVSAFKLQADAATDRDIHRSGEKRLRSRQQSIKRKRAPLRGAL, from the coding sequence TTGAGGCACTTTCCAGCCTCACGCCAAGACATCGGGTTCGTCGGCAACGTTGCCGCAGGTGACCTCTCGGCGCACATCGATGTCGCGGGGCGCGACGAGATCGCTCAACCGCTTGCCGGGTTGCAGCGGATGAACCACAGCCTGCACCGGACCGTCCAGGAAGTACGTGACGGTAATGAGGCGGTCGTGGCAGCGACTCGAGAAATCTCGGCGGGCAATCCGGACCTGTCGTCGCCCACTGAACAGCAAGCTGCGTCGTTGCAATCGCTCATGGGGTATGCCTCAGGGCTCGAATCTGCGGTGTCGGCGTTCAAACTGCAAGCGGACGCCGCCACAGATCGTGACATTCACAGGTCAGGCGAGAAGCGCTTACGATCCCGTCAGCAGTCCATAAAACGCAAAAGGGCTCCCTTGCGGGGAGCCCTTTAA